ACCTATCTTGTTAGGATAATTGAATTATTAGATTAGGTATAATTCGGAGGGAACCACTATCTGTGAGAAAGTATGAACACGTGAGCATGAAGGTTCCATGTTGTCCACAGGCCTGGCCGAGCTGCTGTCCGTGTCGTCCCTGAAGAGTCTGGATCTGTCCGAGTGTCTGCACGTCAGCGGATCAGAGATGGTGAAAGGCTTGAGGGAGTCCGGTGCTAGTAGAGctcagctggagaagctcagcCTCAAGAGCTGCACCTACATCAGGGTCAgtcggtgtctgtgtgtgtgttttaatcacatttatatgagaaataaatgatagataagctttttttccctcctctctcttcaggATCTTGCCATTTTCAATCTCACCCAGCTGCTCGGGGATACTCTCTGTGAGCTGGACCTGACCTCATGCGTCAACGTGACAGACCTGTCTGTGCGCGCCATCGCCACCTACCTGCACAGGCTGGTGGTTTTGAGGCTCGGCTGGTGTAAAGAAGTGACAGACTGGGGTTTGCTGGGGATGGTGGAAACGACCAAGTGTGAGCCTGAGGAGGAGACGGTAAGAGCCTCAGAGAGATGGAGACTGTTAGAGGAGTAAAACACAGCTTCTCTTattctctcttaaagcaacttCTCAGTGAAAACCTGTCGTAATGATATTCTATTCCACGCAGGAAGACAAGGGTCCCAGGTTCACCCGAACCTTTGGCAACATGGGTTTCTTCAAGCCGCCTCGTTTGCCTTTCGAGGAGCGACCCAAGCTGGTGACACAGAACGACCTGGAGCAGTTCAAGCAGCAGGCCGGGGCGTCGCTGTTGGCTCTGAGccggctgcaggagctggatcTCTCCGGCTGCTCCAAGCTCACtgacagcagcatcacacaggTGAGAGGCCGAGGAGACCAAGGTtccaggctacatccatactactaccTCTTTGCTTTAAAACGTATTAACTCGCACTACTTGCTCAAACAGGGAAATTTGAAAGCACAGCTCTTGTGCAGTTAaactctgcattttacaataatACAACTGCCTAAATGTGTTGGAGAATATTTGAAGAGCTAAAAAACGTGACTTAGTTTATGATGTTTCTGTTCTTCCCAGGTGGTGCACCACCCGGACCTCCgacgtctgtctctgtccatgcTGCCAGAAATCATTGATGACAGCTTGGTGTCGGTAGCCTGGCGCTGCCGCAGCCTCACCAGCCTGAGTCTCAGCAACTGCCCGGGCATCAGTGACCGCGGGGTGGCAGAGGCTGCACCTTACCTGCACAGACTCCAGCATCTCTACCTCTCCGGTTGTAGTAAGATAACGGACCGGTAggtgacacacaaccacacgtcTGCAATGCATGAAGCCATCGATCTTAAAAAACGCCCGTTCCTGAGcttttgacctttgaactcTGCAGATCCTTGTTGCACCTGGCGCAGCACTGCAAGCGTCTGAGGACTCTCGACATCTCACGCTGCAAAAACATTTCCATAACAACGATGGACCTCATCCAGTCCCAGTTTCCCTTCCTGGAGAATGTCCAGTACAAATTCATAGGTGGGGCTGATCCCACTCTGACACTCTGAGCGAACCACTGGACATTTCAATAACAGAGCCTGCTCTGTCATTGAGCTTCTGCACATTTCAGCAATTTGCACAAGAACTGAACCAAGTGTTGTTTGGTGTTTAACTTGTGTATATGTTCATGTATGTTGCTTGGATTCAAACCCTAGACTGTAAGTAAAAGAGGCGTCTCTACTATATGCAGATGATGTCATTTGGCTCCAGTCTGCAGAGTAGCCATTGATGGAAGGAACATTTTACCCTGTTTTTACATTATCAAATAACAtattaatgaaaacacacagacatcatgTGGGGAGAACGGCCTAAAATCACAGAAACCCTCTTTGAAAACAATTAATTTGACGTTAATCTTTGAGTTTTTAATTTGACCCGTTcaccatctgctaacatggaggaggcggggcttatgacctatactacaatcaaacaccagggggcgatcaaggtgCTTTGGGGAGTATCCAATGCAATCACGAGAAATCCTGTGAAGTGAAACACAGCTCatgaagaaagaagaaactATTCTCAGTGTCTAAAGTGAATGAGAATTGTTTTCTGGCACATTTGTATctagattttaaatgaattccATATTTTCTGCGTGTTATATTGTAGAATAAgaagtttattttaacattCTAACTTAATTATTAATAAGTGTAATAAAGTGAATATATATTTACCGATATAGAAAACATTTCACACTACTTTTGTCATTTCAATGTTTTCTCTTCACGTTAaccaatttattttaattttgacTTGATTTGAATGACTCTTGTCCACTGTCGCTTCAGCAACGTGCTTTTGACAACAAAGGTAGACGTGTAGATCAAAATGttgatttttataaataaaccaTGAAAGAAACACACGtactgtttatttctctgtATAAATCAAACTGTTTATTCATGTGAATTCACCAAAAAGCAAAGGATTCAAAGTGGATATCATCAgaggtctgggggggggggggggggggggatactcaAACACACTGTGATATACTGAAGAACTGTCAGTTGTCGAGCAGCTACTGAAAGCTTGATGTGACTTGAGCCTCACATTAGAACAAATACCTTTTTTATAACATGACCAGGTTTTAGGTTTTAATTCATGACAAATCGAAagatcaggatgttttctaatTTGCAAACTGTTGAAAGGGACAGTTGCACAAATGCTTATTGATGGTCAGGATAATAAAGAGGGGGAAGAAGTCAGCTCAGTACCTGATGAGAATCAGAAAGAAATGTACAGATGTGCTCCATCATCACTGAGCCACTGGGATCTGCAGGCGAGTACCCGAACATATATTCAAGCAAAATATTGTCCGACACTGAAAACATTCTGTGTTTCTCTATGTAAACTGTTGAAAATGAGTCTAATGCACCACATCTTGAGAAATCAGTGTTCTAGTTAATgcccatttaaaaaataaaaataaaaaatgaaatggcaGAAAGGAATTTAAGAGAAATGTGTTCAACCAGATCGAAAAACCTCTACATCCTGGAGCAGTGATGAGCAGCCTCTCACACAGGGAAACTCCAAGTACCATGCAGAGCTATAGATGTGTTTAGAAATACAAAACTGACTTGaacaataaacattttttaaagtacCATAACTGGAGAATCTCTTTTCTGAAAAGATGttgtcagacatgaactctgacgGCTGCAGGAGATTGTCAGACGAGTTCAGTACTACAGGAACAGGTCCAGAGCCTTCAGAACACTCATCCTCAGTGGCCTCAGCCAAAAGCTCTGTAATCTCATTGTCCTTCCAATTGGACAACTTCATGAAGGTTCTCTATGACGCCTTGTTTTCATCTGGAAACCCGTCCGTCACTTATTAGAAACTCACTTTGAACTTTTTTCGgacattttctctctgtattCTCACAGGGTCTCCCACGGACATTTTACCAGGGGGGCTGGAAGGAAAGGTTTTGTAAAGTGTCCCCAGggactgactcggacatttgcctTCTAACATACAGGCCCTGCAGAAGCCTGTAGGAGCATGTGCAGACTTCAGTGCAGGTGTGCAAGcagctggagtctctgttgtTTGTGGAAGTTCCCAGGCACCAGACGAGAAGCGATGATCTGCAGCCTCGGAAAACAGTTGATAAGCAACGTGGTGAAGATTCGtaccaacaacctgctgctgtagTTTTAAGAGTTTCCTTGTTTTCATTGTAGAGAAACAGGCCACAGAGGAAACTTTCTACTGTCAGGATTATAAATCTGTTAATAAGTGCACGGATGCACTGGTAAAATatcaccacatacacacacacacacacacacacacatatatttatatatatatatttacacattcacacatccaGCCGGTGCACACACTCTACTGCTCGGTCTGGCTGAAGTCGTAGCAGAAGTTGAAGTTGCTCGGAGGCTTGGGGACGACCGGCGCGCTGTCCGGGATGGGGACGTTCTCCAGGTCCAGGAGGCGGAGCTTAATCTCCATCGAGAGCAGGATGTCCAGCTCGCTGCGCATGGACTCACTGCTCATCTCCCGGCCCAGGAGGACGCTCAGGCCGTCCGTCCACAGGCAGAActgacacagggaggaggacagTGAGTACtcggtgggtggggggggggtattactTACACACAGAATAAGGTCAGGACAATAAGAAGATCGACTCACGTCAGTCCTTGAGGGTGCGATGAAGTTCAGACTGTACTCTTCTACATATGTGAGGCTAAAGGCCAGGTCCAGCACCTCCTACAGGCGGGGAGGAGCAAGTGCAAACACAATGAGGCTTTATTACCTCCTCTGACCGAGTGGAAAACCTCCACAATCTGAAAAGATAAGAAGAGCTGCTGACCTTGTTCTGTTTGCCTTTGTGCTCCTTCATGTGAGGACAGTCTTTTCCCGTCAGCAGCCCCTTGATGTCTGCTACTGGaactgagggaggaggaggaaagacttGGATCAGGACTCAGACATGAATAGTTCATTATCTAGATACTAGAGCCTGGCTGAAATCAGCTGATCTGAGCCTTTCACAGTATTGGCCTCTGTGTTTTTGGTGGTAAGGGCAAATATGAGAATGTAAATTATGTTGTATTTTATAAATTCAAGTTCTATTTGTTAcaggtttgataacaacatcttaggaatcGACTCACTCTTTTCCTGCAGTGTTTCTATCGGGGGATTGTCCGTGTCCTCCTCCAAGTCGCCGTAGTGAAGTATTTTGTGATTGGGTGACAAGCGGCAGTACCACAGTTTATCTGGGAGAAAAATGGCCAAAGACAAAGGTTGGTCAGACAGGAAAGTATCAAGTCTACTGGttttagatgtgtgtgtgtgtgtgtgtgtgtttgtttgtgtgtgtgcgtgctgggTTCTCACCCTGTCGGCGGCGGCTGCTGATCTTCCTGAACTTGGTTCCCTGACACAGTCGGTTGAGTCTCTGCTGACGGATCAGCTCGAGCAGCTCCGGCTTCAGACGCTCTTTCAGCTCCCTgaggaaggacacacacacactcacttgtcATTTAACATTTGTATTATATACAGTGAAGAAACTCAGACGTGTTTGCAAACTCATGAACAAACCACAGCAAGTCACAAAAGGTTAAATAAAACTTTTACATTCGTGTTTTTTATGGATTATTTCAATAAGGAATCAAACGCAGCAGAGGCAGCATCTCTGCTGACATTACAGCCGACCTGTTACACTCACTGTTTAGTGACAAACAGTCACATAACAAACAAGCTACACAATAAACAACAGCTGATGTATCGGGGGGGAAAGTCGTCACGAGAGCAGATGAACAGGTTCTGTGATGGTGTCGCTTTGCTTTTTCTACATCAAATGATCAAAGAAATTATCACAAGAAACTTTTCTTGTGATAATTTCGAAACAATCGAGACTAAAAAACTCATTCACCTAGTCGATTTAATTTCCTCTGTCATGATTCACATGATTAGAAATCGGTAAAATCAGTAGTAAGGGACACTTGAATCTAAAGTCAGGCCTTCAGCCCGGCAGTGTGAGGTGTCAATCAACCATGTGACCCTAGTGGTGTTCTACTCACAGTACAGGGGGGGCGAGCGTCTCCTCCTGGTGCAGCCGCTCCGTCTGCCGCAGCTTGAGGATCTCGCCGTAGTTGAGGGCGTTGACTTTGTTCTTGAAGAGCTCCAGGGACGTGGGCTTACTGGACAGCGTCCTGGTGATCTGCTCCCTCACCACCTGCATCACCtgcagatagagacagagagatgctCACGTCCTGCTGCGTGAAGCCGGATCAATGGAATTCAACGTGCTGCCTCCTGGGTCCTCATCGCCCCCCTGGTCTCTGATTTGGGGAAGTGGTCTTTGAAAAGAATGAGGGTGTCTGGATATACCATGTTTACAAGCAGGTCACAATCTTCACTGTCATTCACTGATGAAGACCATAAACTGTGGATAAAGAGGGACGCCATGTCTCCATCCTGGAGGTGTCATGACTCTGAACTCTGAGATGGAGAGTTTTGGGGACACTTTGGATTGGTCTCTTTTGGAATTTGTCGACTTTTACctgtgtgttttccttgtgtttaagtttgtgttcAGTTGTTTCCCCTGAGTTCTCcgcttcctgttttactttgaaacgatGTTCCTCGTGTGTCTCTGGcttaacttcctgtctttgtcctgtttcctgaCCCTGTGATCATGAGTTTCACCTGAGTCCACTCGACCTGCCTCCCgtgtgtatataagtctctgtgcttccctttgtcagTTTGTCGTCGTTCACTCGCCGTTGTGTTTCCCTGAACATCGTGTTCTCTCATCTTGTCACTTTGTCTTTTCTAGTTTTAAGTGTTTTCCGGTTTTGggactttgttttattcaaacccttaaatCTAACTAACCCAACCAGTAACACCACACCAACCATCATAAGGTTCATCCTAACATCTGGGTGATAACTGCAGATTCCATTTCGaatatgcatttatttatttatttgttaacaAGTCAGAACAAACTGGAATCTCACTGACTCAgcgttatttttttttgtgcgtgtgttttctgCATCACTTGTTCAACTGAAGCTCACACAGAcggacacgggggggggggggggggtgaccctGGCTACAGCTTGCATGTGATTAGAATCTATAGATCCCTTCGGGTTCACGCGCCTCAGCTGCAAGTAGCGGAAAATCTATATAATAATCTATAGAGCTGCGGGAGGGAGCGGACTCCAGCTACACAACTCACACAAACGGCTCTGCTGACCTACATCGTTTCCTCTGTACAACTTTGATTCGAGAGCAATCACTACAGCACAGAATCTGATAGACTGGGATTCACATGCATGACAGAAAACAACAGAGGATTTTTAAATAACGTGACTTCTGATGACGCAGATTCAGAAATGTATTTGTTGTAAGTTCCTTCGAAACATAAAGAGGAATGTTACCAAACTGTTTACGACCACATAGAATGACTTtcaatctgtctgtgtgtgtctgtctgtgtgtgtctgtctgtgtgtgtctggctcaGACAGTGAAATCCAGGCTGTCATTCTATATTGTGTGAACATGCACGGACACAAAACAAGCGGCTAGAGTTTCACACTGCCACCGCCTGCACGAGCTCCATGAGCCAAAATAACTTTGGCATCCAGCGATTTTCACATGACACGAGTTTCCGACACTTCACTGGGTCCCGGGACCAAAACTCACAAATGCTACAAATCAGTTCTGTCGAAGCCTTGAACGGATTAAAACTCATCTTTTACCCGAAACATTTAATACGTAGCACCAAACTATTCAAGGAGAATTGACAACCGAGAAAAAATACAACGAAAATCCAGTCTTACCTCCATCCTTCCACTATTTTAAACCAACGACTTCTATCCCAGCTCTAAGATTCCACCTGTCcggcagacggggggggggggggggttgacgaGTGGTGAAAGTGAGTGAGAGAAACACAGGTCACCTACACGGCAGGAGAGgtgcaggcctgtgtgtgttttgtaaacaGACACCCTGATATTCTCACGCACATGCCACCAccaaccctcccccccccccacacacacacacaggtccagcCCCCTCTGTTATTTAGCTGAACTTACCAATGGGAGCGATGACGGGCAGCTGTGTGTTCCCTGATACCCTGCAGCATGTGCTTGCTAAGTGtgtgtatctatgtgtgtgtgtgtgtgcacttgtggaGGATGGGGTGTGTGTAGAGATAAGCACATACATgattgtggttgtttttttgtggtagTCTCAAGCAAACCAACACAACTAAGTCCACTTCGCTCTCCAAGTATGGAAACTTACATGATGTCTTGTGATGACTCGTATatcaccccccccacctctctctctttctttggtTTCTCTCATTCTCGCCCTCCCATATTGTTTCCAGAGGTTTTACGTTCCCTCTGTTGTCGTGGAGTTACTGCTGATTCCCCGGGCGCTTTGTTTTTTCCGcatttccttctccctctgtttctgcCGCCCACCACGCTTCTCTTTGTCCACCTAGTGCCCCTTTGTCCTTGCCCCAAAGCACCCTGGGTAGGGGGCCGTGGGCAGAGACAAAAGGTTGGTCTGCTGCCCCGGTGCTCGGGACACAGGGGCTGCTCCTGACAGGTCAAAAGGTCACTGAGTTTTATGACTATCAGGAGAGCGCTGTGTTGACGACAGACGGCTGTGAGAGATGTGGAGCTGCGACTCAAGACAAAAGCTtgactcctctctctttcttggtGCTACACTGCTTGTAAAGACACTAAACGTTGTGTGTATGGGGCAGGTTGTGTGTAGTTTGCACGAGAATAAACCAACACAATGTcacaaaaatacaaagttaCACCAATCCACCATGAAAAGCATAAAACAGGACTAATTTCTACAGGTTTTCTTGAATCTCTCTCAAAGCTAAACAGATTTGCTTGAACAAATTGTTCATCCTTCATTAACAAATATAAAGATGGGTTTGATTTATCATGGTAACAGCAAGAGCAGTTTACTGTGTAAGATAAAAATTAAGTGGGGAATCATTTCTTTCACTATAACTCCATCCATAAGTAACAAACTGATGCAATGCATGACTGTTTTGGTCCGGAACTTCAATCACGACAACACTTTACCTtctatttctgtttgtctgaacCGTGAGCCAGTTTATGACACCTGACTGGTACAACAAGATTTTTCTGTGGTGCTCAGGATATGACACGGAGCAGGCCCTGCTGTGCTGGGCTAGCTTGGACTCTTGTACCTTGTCAAAGTCCTCCTGTGTGGCTCTCATCTCCTTCCAGGTCTTGTTGAGCAGCTGGATACAGACGCAGAAGAGCTCCTCCACGAGTCGGTCCTGACTGAAGAAGATGGGGTGGTAGTCCGATCCCGTCTCTGAGGCTGTCagatgggaagagagggagaagatggagaagacaaagatgaaaagaggaaagaggtgGTTTGACCAGagaatatttatatacattcacATCAGCAGCAGGTCGGAGGTCGACTCACGTGTCTCTCCGATACGAAGAATCTCACACAGGATGAGCGTGAGCTGAATGCTGCTCCTGGCGAACGGACACTCGTGtttgtcctctctgctgctgttctcCAGAACAAACTGAGACACAAGGAGAAGTGAAGAtcagataaaagaaaagaagctgaactctttaaataaaacaaataaaagataaaCCCCGCTCACCCTGCTGTAGGCATCAGGATAGCGTGAAGCAAAATAAGACATGGTGTCCAAAGCTACAAGACCAGGAGGCGTCCGCACCAAGTCCTGACCAGGGTTACTGTTGTTCTGGAAGGAAAGAATCAAAGAtaataattaatacaaatatgatACTGTCCCTCAGAGTAATATGATGAATGTTGAGGGGACAAACATGAGAGAATAAGTCCTGAGGTCAGACACTCACAGAGAATCCCAGTTTCTTGAACTCTTTAGCACAGAGCGAGCGGCGCCTCTCGTTGCTCAGGCTGTTTTCAGTCTCTGTCTCAAACGCCGCCTGACGCAAACTGTGGAGGACGTCTCTCTGATCCTGGggtcacagcgggggggggggggggggggcgtgggtGAAAGATGGAGGTTAACttattaatttaaaatacaaagaaTGCAGGAGAGATGTGCATCCATGTTTACAATTTACATAAAGAAagattttgtttattaaaattctacatgtttttttattatttcaatttatttggaATAAAGTttgtggttaaactgtaaaatatcaagcttcAATTACAGTTCTTTATTATAAaggtttaagatgaaagatgatgtatgaaattaaacaaattagtATCTTTAAACCTGAATCACTGAGGAATTTCTTCACTTGAAAGATTCTATATAACAGTTTAAGGTTCAGGAAAGAATTCAATAATCAAACTGATCTGAAACCTAAATTGTGAAGAAAGATGATTTGTTTAGTTTAGTAACAGGAAGTCAGAGAAAtgttcatcagcagcagcagatgattTCTCTCTGAGTCGGACTCCTCGTGTTTCACTCACCTGACTGTAGCTGTCCAGAGGCGTCCTCATGCGAGGCTCCAGGTGATTCAACGTGACCGACTGCAGGACGTAGAGGTAGTGAGCCATCTCGTCCTGGACTGAAGCAGAACTGTGGATGATGTTCTGCAACACACGCACAACCTGTGTTGGTTTATTCATGTTCACGACAACAAGATAACGAAAGTGAGCTCGTCATCGTTTACCTTATAAATGTACTGACGCAGATTCTTCTTATTCAGGAAAGCAAACATATCCTGGAAATAGAGAAAACAATGTTAAGAGTGAGAGCAAGTGAAATGTGTCTCTGAGATGTAATGACAGGTTTCTAGCATGGGGGGGTACTGTGGTGTCAGGAACAGACTCGGGGGCGGGACATGGGTTTAAGTCTGAGGCGGACTTTGACCTCTGGGGCGAAACCAACACTTGCCATTGACTCAACCTCATTTAGTTCAGGACGCAAATTTGCCTTGGGATTGTTCACCCTGATAAGACGGCTGGATTTGTGGATAAATTGAggaagtgtgtgcatgtgtgtgtgtgtgagagagagagagagagagagggggagagacagagagggagagtaacAAAGCGAGCCTGAGAGAAAAGAGATGAAGGGCTGAATGAAGGAACTGTTTCCGTACAATAAGAGAGGAGCAGAAAccgaacagagggagagaaagactcGACTGTCTTCAGAAAGTCTGAGATGCGCAGACAGAACAACAGAGATGGATCATTTCCAGCTGTTTGCCAGAGGTGGTGCCTGCAGGACTCTGACTCCTAAGTAGAATAAAAAGGTCCGGCTGGTACAAAAACACCCTTTTTCCACGAGTCACGTGCAGGCCGCGTTCAGCCCGGGGTTTCAGAGCGTCCCATTGGCTCACAAAGGACTCATAGTCGACAATTAAGgcaagagaaaatgaaaaaacagcGAAAGAGAATGTTCAGATTTTGACAGTTGCAGGCATCACTGTCAGAGAGTAACCACGATTCAGGGAACTAAACAGCAGATTTTGTCTGCGCGGCGGTGAGATCACAGAGCAAtaaggagaagaggaacagagtgtgggggggggggtaataacCAGACTGCAGCAGCACCTGTCTGTCCGAGTCTCCGGCCGTCTGCAGCAGGGCCATGAGCAGGGCCATGGCTTTGGTCTGGATCTGCTGGTTGGTCCTGAAACAAGTCGGAGAGCAGCgagtgagacaaacacacaatgtgagGATTCACTTTGAATGTTGGGATGTCGTGGGTTGCTGCACTGCATTGTGGGTCCGCGTTGAGTATGGCAGAAGCTGAATAACAACACTCACAGCACGTTACTTCCCCGTGTACTTCTCTCTAGCATTGTATTTATAGCTCGCATGGCACGTTAGCTTGAAAGCCACGTTGTGTGTCCGGAGCATGAAACTGGGATTGTTGTCTTTATGGCGATGGCGTCGACACAGAGCATCGGGCACGCCCACCATCTAACTCAAGGCACATGTGTGAGTCCATCGTCAGTACAGTGATGCATGGCAGAGAACTAGTTCTGCCAAGGAGGTAATTCATTCTGTCTGTTCGCAGGATTACGCATAAACTACTGCACCAAATATTTAGAAACTTAGTTTAGAGATGGGATGTGAGCCAAGAAACAACCCATAAAGTTCTGAGGCGGGTTCAGGAATGTTTCAtcactttctctaacattgcAAGATTTTCCCAAGGAATAATTCCTGGGTCCTGATGATGAATTTCAGGAAATCTTTAGGGGATTGATATCCATGAGAGTGAGAGCTTGATTGAATCTGATGGGACTGCTGGTCTATGCTCTCAGCTGAGTACCATCCCAGTTCCCTCTGTTTGACATAAGTGGTACTATCAGCCgtgttttacatatttaaaaacttCCCGTTTCAGAGACAATGCTGCTTTTTATCAACCTGCCCCCTGGTCACTGATCCCTGGTGTGTTCCCTCTGTCAGGACTTTATTCCTCTCTTTCAATTTACTGAAGAGACACTGCTTCAATTTGAAAAATAAGTATTTAGTAAATGTATGTTCGGCTCTTGTGAGTCCACATGTATCTGTAACTTACACCTGGAGATGAGCGACCAGCCCTCTCCATGgtgacttcctgtttgaccTGCAGGAAGAGGCCGTTACTGCTCAGCACCATGCTCTCCAGGATGTCCAGGGACACCTGCTGCATCGACGCGTCTGCCGCCTTAGCGTTGACAAAGCTGGCGATCTGAAAGGAGAGGAGTAAGGAAGTGAATGAGCGTCACACTTATCAGAAGAATACATCTGTGACCAAACTGAAAGACAGGAGGC
Above is a genomic segment from Pleuronectes platessa chromosome 7, fPlePla1.1, whole genome shotgun sequence containing:
- the elmo3 gene encoding LOW QUALITY PROTEIN: engulfment and cell motility protein 3 (The sequence of the model RefSeq protein was modified relative to this genomic sequence to represent the inferred CDS: deleted 1 base in 1 codon), which encodes MYITESNRLDIKNGCILRLTKGPGRCAEDLFKGIQSSDSGVRCDSLKELANVSTDVTFAQEFISRDGHLLLVKIVEEAKESNVIMTHTLTGFMELMDHGIVSWENLSTIFIKKIASFVNAKAADASMQQVSLDILESMVLSSNGLFLQVKQEVTMERLVAHLQVTNQQIQTKAMALLMALLQTAGDSDRQDMFAFLNKKNLRQYIYKNIIHSSASVQDEMAHYLYVLQSVTLNHLEPRMRTPLDSYSQDQRDVLHSLRQAAFETETENSLSNERRRSLCAKEFKKLGFSNNSNPGQDLVRTPPGLVALDTMSYFASRYPDAYSRFVLENSSREDKHECPFARSSIQLTLILCEILRIGETPSETGSDYHPIFFSQDRLVEELFCVCIQLLNKTWKEMRATQEDFDKVMQVVREQITRTLSSKPTSLELFKNKVNALNYGEILKLRQTERLHQEETLAPPVLELKERLKPELLELIRQQRLNRLCQGTKFRKISSRRRQDKLWYCRLSPNHKILHYGDLEEDTDNPPIETLQEKIPVADIKGLLTGKDCPHMKEHKGKQNKEVLDLAFSLTYVEEYSLNFIAPSRTDFCLWTDGLSVLLGREMSSESMRSELDILLSMEIKLRLLDLENVPIPDSAPVVPKPPSNFNFCYDFSQTEQ